One window of the Ictidomys tridecemlineatus isolate mIctTri1 chromosome 11, mIctTri1.hap1, whole genome shotgun sequence genome contains the following:
- the LOC144368306 gene encoding myomegalin-like, whose product MERELLDLRAQVSKQEKLLESTAEHLKTANQQKENMEQFIVSQLTRTHDILKKARTNLELKQRLHLTQSQSLLQIHHHLTSAL is encoded by the exons ATGGAAAGGGAGCTCCTGGATCTGCGAGCCCAAGTATCCAAACAGGAGAAGCTCCTTGAGAGCACAGCTGAGCATCTGAAGACTGCTAACCAGCAGAAGGAGAACATGGAGCAGTTCATTGTCAGCCAGC tgacCAGGACACATGATATTTTGAAGAAGGCAAGGACTAACTTGGAGCTAAAGCAACGATTGCATCTTACACAGTCACAGAGCCTGCTTCAAATACATCACCATCTGACATCAGCTCT GTGA